Proteins co-encoded in one Amaranthus tricolor cultivar Red isolate AtriRed21 chromosome 7, ASM2621246v1, whole genome shotgun sequence genomic window:
- the LOC130818407 gene encoding uncharacterized protein LOC130818407, which produces MPPLSSQRLKRRSNKALRELVMELAEERRSRSAPEVETAASMSKSISQNKPPVFTGTGEPAILENWLREFDKIFNVVQCPEHLRVDQAAFYLQEEADYWWSNARDNLMSDPQEPLQWKEFKRVIREKYYPPHIRKQKSNEFSKLEMGDLTVDEYYKKFMEYVKYCPDDVPTEEQKMQRFELGLSNEIQVHVDSDRYTTLDAMYQRAAQVGSLLYKDKGKKLETSSAGVNSGDKRKESFQQQHHSQQNKKHMGFSSLERNGKSHHRGFSNQKKSGDSNSKERVYFCRRCPNNHPGKDCNGNLVECNVCGKLGHRGFECYAKHGRPNQQNGGQQHFYQRNFGNQRNGSDYRGQNLHQSKNGNGYRPSPSNYKPGESNGRSNGSAGTSALTTQSTPGKLTAISTREAEEAKDVVTGTFLVNSVPVNALFDTGASNSFVSASIIERLGLKDPEPSSYAVAVPSGELYQCTRVYKSVPLTIGGTLFPSDLYELKMCDLDIILGMDWLGRFKAIVECERQEVRLVGPKGKKVKYCKATSGMQTKIVSSLKMKTLLRKGLPSYLCHVRKIEDEELTPESVPIVNEFLDVFPEEIPGMPPVRAVEFTIDLVPGVGPI; this is translated from the coding sequence ATGCCTCCGTTGTCTAGTCAACGTTTGAAGAGACGCTCGAACAAGGCCTTACGAGAACTGGTCATGGAGCTAGCCGAGGAAAGGAGATCTAGGTCTGCGCCCGAAGTTGAGACGGCAGCCTCCATGAGCAAGAGCATCTCACAGAACAAACCCCCTGTGTTTACAGGAACTGGAGAACCCGCAATCTTAGAGAATTGGTTACGGGAATTTGACAAGATTTTCAACGTGGTGCAATGCCCTGAGCACCTGAGAGTGGACCAAGCCGCTTTCTACCTACAAGAAGAAGCTGATTACTGGTGGTCCAATGCTAGAGACAACTTGATGAGTGATCCTCAGGAGCCGTTGCAATGGAAAGAGTTCAAAAGGGTGATTCGGGAAAAATACTACCCACCTCATATCAGGAAGCAAAAGTCCAATGAATTTTCGAAGCTCGAGATGGGGGATTTAACGGTTGACGAATACTATAAGAAGTTCATGGAGTATGTGAAATATTGCCCTGATGACGTCCCTACCGAGGAGCAGAAGATGCAGCGTTTTGAATTGGGGCTGAGCAATGAAATTCAAGTGCATGTTGATAGTGACCGGTACACCACTCTGGATGCGATGTACCAAAGAGCTGCTCAAGTGGGAAGTCTACTATACAAAGATAAGGGAAAGAAGCTTGAAACTAGCAGTGCAGGTGTCAACAGTGGGGATAAGAGAAAGGAGAGCTTCCAGCAGCAACACCATTCCCAGCAGAATAAGAAACACATGGGCTTTTCAAGCCTCGAAAGAAATGGGAAGTCGCACCATAGGGGGTTCAGCAATCAAAAGAAGAGTGGAGACAGTAATAGTAAGGAAAGAGTTTATTTCTGCCGCAGGTGTCCAAACAACCACCCAGGGAAGGATTGTAATGGGAATTTAGTAGAATGTAATGTTTGTGGCAAGTTGGGTCATCGTGGCTTCGAATGTTATGCCAAGCATGGGCGTCCGAATCAACAGAATGGGGGACAGCAGCATTTTTATCAGAGGAATTTTGGGAATCAGAGGAATGGGAGTGACTACCGTGGTCAAAACTTACATCAGTCGAAGAACGGGAACGGATATCGGCCTAGTCCAAGCAACTATAAACCCGGAGAGTCGAATGGTCGAAGTAATGGAAGTGCGGGAACCAGTGCGCTAACTACTCAATCAACACCTGGAAAATTAACCGCCATCAGCACAAGGGAAGCAGAGGAAGCAAAGGATGTGGTGACAGGTACGTTTCTTGTGAACTCCGTGCCTGTCAATGCGTTATTTGATACTGGAGCATCAAATTCTTTTGTATCTGCATCAATAATTGAAAGGTTAGGATTAAAGGATCCCGAACCTTCTTCGTACGCCGTAGCAGTTCCTTCAGGAGAGTTGTATCAATGCACTAGAGTTTATAAGAGTGTTCCTTTGACCATTGGGGGAACCCTTTTTCCTAGTGACCTATATGAGTTAAAGATGTGCGACTTAGACATTATTCTTGGGATGGACTGGTTGGGTCGGTTTAAAGCTATTGTTGAATGTGAGAGGCAAGAAGTCAGGCTTGTGGGGCCCAAGGGAAAGAAAGTTAAGTATTGCAAAGCTACTTCAGGTATGCAAACGAAGATAGTATCGTCCCTGAAGATGAAAACATTATTGAGGAAGGGACTGCCAAGCTACCTATGTCATGTACGTAAGATAGAAGACGAGGAGTTGACTCCTGAATCAGTGCCAATCGTAAATGAGTTCCTAGACGTCTTCCCAGAGGAGATACCGGGGATGCCACCTGTTAGGGCTGTTGAGTTCACCATAGACCTGGTACCAGGGGTGGGACCTATATAA
- the LOC130818885 gene encoding GCN5-related N-acetyltransferase 8-like produces MAAAEPPPPPTPTPEPNMTLQQSQQNSNLLYTRIRLATKSDVPFIHKLIHQMAVFEKLTHLFEATESSLSSTLFNSPPFQSFTVFLLEVSSTPLSLHHLPTISLFQPIHKTFQNLPQAIEDPESSVFRTDEGATIAGFVLFFPNYSTFLAKPGFYVEDVFVRECYRRKGFGGLLMKAVANQAVRLGYGRVEWCVLDWNINAINFYEKIGADVMQEWRICRLTGDALLSYEGR; encoded by the exons ATGGCTGCAGCagaaccaccaccaccaccaacgCCAACCCCTGAACCAAACATGACTCTCCAGCAAAGCCAACAAAATTCAAACCTTCTATACACCCGTATTCGTCTCGCAACAAAATCAGATGTCCCATTCATCCACAAACTCATCCATCAAATGGCAGTCTTTGAAAAACTCACCCATCTTTTCGAAGCAACAGAATCATCACTTTCATCAACCCTTTTCAATTCCCCACCTTTCCAATCCTTCACCGTCTTCCTTCTAGAAGTTTCCTCAACTCCTCTCTCTCTCCACCATCTTCCCACTATCTCCCTTTTTCAACCTATTCACAAAACGTTCCAGAACCTTCCTCAAGCCATTGAAGATCCTGAAAGCTCAGTTTTTCGTACTGATGAGGGTGCTACAATTGCTGGGTTTGTGTTGTTTTTCCCGAATTACTCGACTTTTTTGGCGAAACCTGGGTTTTATGTTGAAGACGTTTTTGTGAGAGAATGTTATAGGAGGAAAGGCTTTGGGGGATTGTTGATGAAAGCGGTTGCTAATCAAGCTGTGAGATTAGGGTATGGAAGAGTTGAATGGTGTGTTCTTGATTGGAATATTAATGCTATTAATTTTTATGAGAAGATTGGTGCTGATGTTATGCAAGAATGGCGTATTTGTCGTCTTACTGGTGATGCTCTTCTTTCTTATG agggtcgataa